Proteins encoded within one genomic window of Apis mellifera strain DH4 linkage group LG1, Amel_HAv3.1, whole genome shotgun sequence:
- the LOC412103 gene encoding transport and Golgi organization protein 1 isoform X4: MLVVMWNCNSKIMTDKNLFIKILFLVIAIIFSTISQCSSVLSDKRLCYDPNCSEPISLARTTIKYIPNELGLLSFNVNEKVTVYSKEAGKRKDLWGVEINGKHGYVSKSFIKEYKVLHKDLQYEVSIDPLFNNNVSSNNKLQPKQRKNKSVFDKKDAKQIDNLDLKSTKELPQNEIGVTPSYQIIDGTTVHLNHNEPSIEPTLIKDVIQATVVPNEQSAIDEALMNTKDKLESKEQIVDIKDFVISSEKVLDLPDLIHSSPLNISAISDKIEYATENENESFIDEKDQSLKKDDGTNDLQISISDISKETSNTKDEKIVELIKKDNINSNEVIENIDTKLHVQNIENTDQIKEPDILSSMSHIKTDLQNTKNLNEIDVKDNQNLENVINETNLPVQNAEIIDIQTSQNDTIIATSDIKIDIQNMENSYKIEIKDLQSPENIMATSNDITSNIQSVEKSNESEIKDIQFSQNITISTVSDIKSDVQNVENSSEIEIKDIQSSENVIITTNEIKSNISNLENSDGIEINNNMLLEDITINTKNIQYENIHFENVIQSKSDQDNIKKEEENTSIENLSEYNNDQDLSSLFLPQNIKDKVSVISSAENIETENIEQHNEVISKIESNSKKIIVDIEDTILVKETSSDDLKNEDILFVTKETPENIFHEIEVTPPNVCMADNVECSSEDVQKYYSYHEQTSQNGENAIISGTQIESNHWLTLMYLSVTAIATLIFSLGYYCIENMRSDKQLIARINKLEKDLLISEAECTMVNENLKSTKEKLSRMEDESFGSDEMVISLKIDLKASQIAKAELEDQVAMLEKDLESATEAGLELEKMLREVLSSNNEVNPLAQSVEDLQTRLNAQQAANESLTNALNLKTQENESLSTELAFIKKKYEEFEVEFTRVTENLKLEINSKNNAEQTLIDKVQQLEIRLKEISIEKATLEKELKGKEVEIKDLVDVINRLNSNNLDLDKLYDVSHIKAEAKTLFEERNELKIRLAEIEGVHNLLEEHVKVVKEEMATLTEQCKIAEKEKKDAETRLEVLTNFFEEKEAQRQKEEAIWLQQQGEVVSTVERIQTMQNEIQNYKQQVEVLKREILDQEREYKNQISLLETKAHEQWVVARQVERRLEESKVEAGQLRNRLTLIEKNINDVDPEVKLHRLEANGEMTTSPPLYLGAESSSSPIMFSGSSGVPPPPPPSYLHSLFPPYLPPPLPNASGVPPYEVSQRPPPLGGRLSSPPPMPLHPPTSNRYDNTGSPPPMSPHILPPFDHRSPPPPPPPASILPLPLGTSHSWGEESLPPPRNSGFHPTQRERVRNHKGSLHSSGESLDKSHHNSKV, encoded by the exons ATGTTAGTAGTGATGTGGAACTGCAATAGTAAAATTATGACggacaaaaatttgtttattaaaatattatttttagttattgcaataatatttagtaCAATATCACAATGTTCCTCAGTTTTATCAGACAAACGACTCTGCTACGATCCTAACTGTTCCG AACCTATTTCATTAGCTAGaacaacaattaaatatattccaaatGAATTGGgattattatcgtttaatgTTAATGAAAAAGTCACAGTTTATAGTAAAGAAGCAGGCAAGAGAAAAGATTTGTGGGGTGTAgag atAAATGGCAAACATGGATATGTATCAAAgtcatttataaaagaatataaagttTTACATAAAGATTTACAATATGAAGTATCTATTGatccattatttaataataatgtttcatcCAATAATAAACTTCAGcctaaacaaagaaaaaataaatcagtaTTTGATAAAAAGGATGCTaaacaaattgataatttgGATTTGAAATCCACAAAAGAACTGCCACAGAATGAAATTGGTGTAACTCCATCTTATCAGATTATTGATGGAACTACAGttcatttaaatcataatgAGCCTTCTATAGAACCAACTCTTATAAAAGATGTCATACAAGCAACAGTAGTGCCAAATGAACAAAGTGCTATTGATGAAGCATTAATGAACacaaaagataaattagaaaGTAAGGAACAAATTGttgatattaaagattttgtgATAAGTTCAGAAAAAGTATTAGATTTACCAGATCTAATACACAGTTCACCATTAAATATAAGTGCAATTTctgataaaatagaatatgcaacagagaatgaaaatgagtcatttattgatgaaaaagatcaatcattaaaaaaagatgatggTACTAATGATTTACAAATATCTATATCTGATATTTCTAAAGAAACATCAAATactaaagatgaaaaaatagttgaattaattaaaaaagataatatcaaTTCCAATgaagtaattgaaaatattgataccAAATTACatgtacaaaatatagaaaatactgATCAAATTAAAGAACCagatattttatcatcaatGAGTCATATTAAAACAgatttacaaaatacaaaaaatcttAATGAAATTGATGTAAAAGATAATCagaatttagaaaatgttataaatgaaACTAATTTACCAGTTCAGAATGcagaaataatagatattcaaACTTCACAAAATGATACAATAATTGCAACTAGTGACATTAAGatagatatacaaaatatggaaaattcttataaaattgaaataaaagatctTCAGTCTCCAGAAAATATTATGGCAACATCCAATGATATTACATCAAATATACAAAGTGTAGAAAAGTCTAATGAATctgaaattaaagatatccagttttcacaaaatattacaataagtaCAGTTAGTGATATTAAATCAGATGTACAAAATGTAGAAAATTCTTCTGAAATTGAGATAAAAGATATTCAGTCTTcagaaaatgttataattacaactaatgaaattaaatcaaatatatcaaatttagaaaattctgatggaattgaaataaataataatatgttgttAGAGGATATcacaattaatacaaaaaatatacaatatgaaaatatacattttgaaaatgtCATTCAATCAAAGTCAGATCAAgacaatataaaaaaggaagaagaaaatacaagtattgaaaatttaagtgaatataataatgatcaagatttatcatcattattcctccctcaaaatataaaagataaagtgTCAGTAATATCATCTGCTGAGAATATTGaaacagaaaatattgaacaacATAACGaagtaatatcaaaaattgaatctaattcaaaaaaaattatagttgaTATTGAAGATACTATTCTAGTAAAAGAAACAAGTTcagatgatttaaaaaatgaagatattttatttgtaactaAAGAAACacctgaaaatatttttcatgaaatagaAG ttaCACCTCCTAATGTTTGTATGGCTGATAATGTTGAATGTTCTTCGGAAgatgttcaaaaatattattcatatcat GAACAAACTTCTCAAAATGGTGAAAATGCTATAATAAGTGGAACACAGATTGAAAGCAATCATTGGTTAACACTAATGTATTTAAGTGTCACTGCTATTGCAACACTTATATTTTCCTTAGGGTACTATTGCATTgag aatatgagGAGTGATAAACAACTGATAGCTAGAATCAACAAACTTGAAAAAGATTTACTTATTTCAGAAGCAGAATGTACAAtggtaaatgaaaatttaaaatcaacaaaagaaaag tTAAGTCGTATGGAAGATGAATCATTTGGATCTGATGAAAtggtaatttctttaaaaattgatttaaaagctTCAcag attgcaAAAGCAGAATTAGAAGATCAAGTAGCTATGTTAGAGAAAGATCTAGAAAGTGCTACTGAAGCTggattagaattagaaaaaatgttGCGAGAAGTTCTTTCATCGAATAATGAAGTTAATCCTTTAGCTCAATCAGTAGAAGATTTACAAACCAGATTGAATGCTCAACAAGCTGCAAACGAATCTTTAACGAATgctttaaatcttaaaactcAAGAG aaCGAATCTTTATCAACAGAACttgcatttattaaaaaaaaatatgaagaatttgAAGTTGAATTTACCAGAGttacagaaaatttaaaattggaaatcaaTAGTAAAAACAATGCCGAACAAACGTTGATCGATAAGGTGCAACAATTAGAAATACGACTCAaagaa ATTTCTATTGAAAAAGCAactttagaaaaagaattgaaaggtaaagaagtagaaataaaagatCTTGTAGATGTTATTAATCGATTGAATTCTAATAACTTGGATTTAGACAAGTTATATGATGTATCACATATTAAAGCAGAAGCAAAAACAttgtttgaagaaagaaatgaattaaaaatacgattaGCTGAGATTGAAGGAGTTCATAACTTATTAGAAG aacaTGTAAAGGTCGTTAAAGAAGAAATGGCAACTTTAACTGAACAATGCAAAAtagcagaaaaagaaaagaaagatgcaGAAACACGTCTCGAAgtattgacaaattttttcgaagaaaaagaggcaCAACgccaaaa ggaAGAAGCTATTTGGTTGCAACAACAAGGTGAAGTTGTATCCACTGTAGAACGAATACAAACAATgcaaaatgaaatacaaaattataa ACAACAAGTAGAAGTATTGAAACGTGAAATATTAGATcaagaaagagaatataaaaatcaaatttctttgcTTGAAACAAAGGCACATGAACAATgg gTCGTAGCCCGTCAAGTTGAACGTCGTTTAGAAGAATCGAAAGTTGAAGCAGGACAATTACGTAATCGTCTTActttaatagaaaagaatataaatgatgTAGATCCTGAAGTAAAATTGCATC GACTGGAGGCAAATGGAGAGATGACAACGTCACCTCCATTATATCTAGGAGCAGAATCATCCAGTTCTCCTATAATGTTTTCTGGTTCTTCGGGTGTTCCGCCACCGCCACCACCTTCTTACTTACATTCACTGTTTCCACCATATTTACCACCTCCATTGCCAAATGCATCCGGTGTACCACCATACGAAGTTAGCCAACGACCACCACCATTGGGTGGTCGTTTATCTTCACCTCCACCTATGCCTTTACATCCTCCTACTTCCAATAGGTATGATAATACTGGTTCCCCACCACCAATGTCTCCACACATACTTCCACCTTTTGATCATAGatcacctcctcctccacctcctcctgcTTCAATATTACCACTACCCCTTGGAACATCGCATTCATGGGGGGAAGAATCACTGCCGCCTCCACGCAATTCTGGCTTCCATCCAACACAACGAGAACGAGTTCGAAATCACAAAG GTTCCTTACATTCTTCAGGAGAATCACTAGACAAGTCACACCATAACAGCAAAGTTTGA
- the LOC412103 gene encoding transport and Golgi organization protein 1 isoform X2 encodes MLVVMWNCNSKIMTDKNLFIKILFLVIAIIFSTISQCSSVLSDKRLCYDPNCSEPISLARTTIKYIPNELGLLSFNVNEKVTVYSKEAGKRKDLWGVEINGKHGYVSKSFIKEYKVLHKDLQYEVSIDPLFNNNVSSNNKLQPKQRKNKSVFDKKDAKQIDNLDLKSTKELPQNEIGVTPSYQIIDGTTVHLNHNEPSIEPTLIKDVIQATVVPNEQSAIDEALMNTKDKLESKEQIVDIKDFVISSEKVLDLPDLIHSSPLNISAISDKIEYATENENESFIDEKDQSLKKDDGTNDLQISISDISKETSNTKDEKIVELIKKDNINSNEVIENIDTKLHVQNIENTDQIKEPDILSSMSHIKTDLQNTKNLNEIDVKDNQNLENVINETNLPVQNAEIIDIQTSQNDTIIATSDIKIDIQNMENSYKIEIKDLQSPENIMATSNDITSNIQSVEKSNESEIKDIQFSQNITISTVSDIKSDVQNVENSSEIEIKDIQSSENVIITTNEIKSNISNLENSDGIEINNNMLLEDITINTKNIQYENIHFENVIQSKSDQDNIKKEEENTSIENLSEYNNDQDLSSLFLPQNIKDKVSVISSAENIETENIEQHNEVISKIESNSKKIIVDIEDTILVKETSSDDLKNEDILFVTKETPENIFHEIEVTPPNVCMADNVECSSEDVQKYYSYHEQTSQNGENAIISGTQIESNHWLTLMYLSVTAIATLIFSLGYYCIENMRSDKQLIARINKLEKDLLISEAECTMVNENLKSTKEKLSRMEDESFGSDEMVISLKIDLKASQIAKAELEDQVAMLEKDLESATEAGLELEKMLREVLSSNNEVNPLAQSVEDLQTRLNAQQAANESLTNALNLKTQELEFDKLENESLSTELAFIKKKYEEFEVEFTRVTENLKLEINSKNNAEQTLIDKVQQLEIRLKEISIEKATLEKELKGKEVEIKDLVDVINRLNSNNLDLDKLYDVSHIKAEAKTLFEERNELKIRLAEIEGVHNLLEEHVKVVKEEMATLTEQCKIAEKEKKDAETRLEVLTNFFEEKEAQRQKEEAIWLQQQGEVVSTVERIQTMQNEIQNYKQQVEVLKREILDQEREYKNQISLLETKAHEQWVVARQVERRLEESKVEAGQLRNRLTLIEKNINDVDPEVKLHRLEANGEMTTSPPLYLGAESSSSPIMFSGSSGVPPPPPPSYLHSLFPPYLPPPLPNASGVPPYEVSQRPPPLGGRLSSPPPMPLHPPTSNRYDNTGSPPPMSPHILPPFDHRSPPPPPPPASILPLPLGTSHSWGEESLPPPRNSGFHPTQRERVRNHKGSLHSSGESLDKSHHNSKV; translated from the exons ATGTTAGTAGTGATGTGGAACTGCAATAGTAAAATTATGACggacaaaaatttgtttattaaaatattatttttagttattgcaataatatttagtaCAATATCACAATGTTCCTCAGTTTTATCAGACAAACGACTCTGCTACGATCCTAACTGTTCCG AACCTATTTCATTAGCTAGaacaacaattaaatatattccaaatGAATTGGgattattatcgtttaatgTTAATGAAAAAGTCACAGTTTATAGTAAAGAAGCAGGCAAGAGAAAAGATTTGTGGGGTGTAgag atAAATGGCAAACATGGATATGTATCAAAgtcatttataaaagaatataaagttTTACATAAAGATTTACAATATGAAGTATCTATTGatccattatttaataataatgtttcatcCAATAATAAACTTCAGcctaaacaaagaaaaaataaatcagtaTTTGATAAAAAGGATGCTaaacaaattgataatttgGATTTGAAATCCACAAAAGAACTGCCACAGAATGAAATTGGTGTAACTCCATCTTATCAGATTATTGATGGAACTACAGttcatttaaatcataatgAGCCTTCTATAGAACCAACTCTTATAAAAGATGTCATACAAGCAACAGTAGTGCCAAATGAACAAAGTGCTATTGATGAAGCATTAATGAACacaaaagataaattagaaaGTAAGGAACAAATTGttgatattaaagattttgtgATAAGTTCAGAAAAAGTATTAGATTTACCAGATCTAATACACAGTTCACCATTAAATATAAGTGCAATTTctgataaaatagaatatgcaacagagaatgaaaatgagtcatttattgatgaaaaagatcaatcattaaaaaaagatgatggTACTAATGATTTACAAATATCTATATCTGATATTTCTAAAGAAACATCAAATactaaagatgaaaaaatagttgaattaattaaaaaagataatatcaaTTCCAATgaagtaattgaaaatattgataccAAATTACatgtacaaaatatagaaaatactgATCAAATTAAAGAACCagatattttatcatcaatGAGTCATATTAAAACAgatttacaaaatacaaaaaatcttAATGAAATTGATGTAAAAGATAATCagaatttagaaaatgttataaatgaaACTAATTTACCAGTTCAGAATGcagaaataatagatattcaaACTTCACAAAATGATACAATAATTGCAACTAGTGACATTAAGatagatatacaaaatatggaaaattcttataaaattgaaataaaagatctTCAGTCTCCAGAAAATATTATGGCAACATCCAATGATATTACATCAAATATACAAAGTGTAGAAAAGTCTAATGAATctgaaattaaagatatccagttttcacaaaatattacaataagtaCAGTTAGTGATATTAAATCAGATGTACAAAATGTAGAAAATTCTTCTGAAATTGAGATAAAAGATATTCAGTCTTcagaaaatgttataattacaactaatgaaattaaatcaaatatatcaaatttagaaaattctgatggaattgaaataaataataatatgttgttAGAGGATATcacaattaatacaaaaaatatacaatatgaaaatatacattttgaaaatgtCATTCAATCAAAGTCAGATCAAgacaatataaaaaaggaagaagaaaatacaagtattgaaaatttaagtgaatataataatgatcaagatttatcatcattattcctccctcaaaatataaaagataaagtgTCAGTAATATCATCTGCTGAGAATATTGaaacagaaaatattgaacaacATAACGaagtaatatcaaaaattgaatctaattcaaaaaaaattatagttgaTATTGAAGATACTATTCTAGTAAAAGAAACAAGTTcagatgatttaaaaaatgaagatattttatttgtaactaAAGAAACacctgaaaatatttttcatgaaatagaAG ttaCACCTCCTAATGTTTGTATGGCTGATAATGTTGAATGTTCTTCGGAAgatgttcaaaaatattattcatatcat GAACAAACTTCTCAAAATGGTGAAAATGCTATAATAAGTGGAACACAGATTGAAAGCAATCATTGGTTAACACTAATGTATTTAAGTGTCACTGCTATTGCAACACTTATATTTTCCTTAGGGTACTATTGCATTgag aatatgagGAGTGATAAACAACTGATAGCTAGAATCAACAAACTTGAAAAAGATTTACTTATTTCAGAAGCAGAATGTACAAtggtaaatgaaaatttaaaatcaacaaaagaaaag tTAAGTCGTATGGAAGATGAATCATTTGGATCTGATGAAAtggtaatttctttaaaaattgatttaaaagctTCAcag attgcaAAAGCAGAATTAGAAGATCAAGTAGCTATGTTAGAGAAAGATCTAGAAAGTGCTACTGAAGCTggattagaattagaaaaaatgttGCGAGAAGTTCTTTCATCGAATAATGAAGTTAATCCTTTAGCTCAATCAGTAGAAGATTTACAAACCAGATTGAATGCTCAACAAGCTGCAAACGAATCTTTAACGAATgctttaaatcttaaaactcAAGAG CTTGAATTCGATAAACTTGAG aaCGAATCTTTATCAACAGAACttgcatttattaaaaaaaaatatgaagaatttgAAGTTGAATTTACCAGAGttacagaaaatttaaaattggaaatcaaTAGTAAAAACAATGCCGAACAAACGTTGATCGATAAGGTGCAACAATTAGAAATACGACTCAaagaa ATTTCTATTGAAAAAGCAactttagaaaaagaattgaaaggtaaagaagtagaaataaaagatCTTGTAGATGTTATTAATCGATTGAATTCTAATAACTTGGATTTAGACAAGTTATATGATGTATCACATATTAAAGCAGAAGCAAAAACAttgtttgaagaaagaaatgaattaaaaatacgattaGCTGAGATTGAAGGAGTTCATAACTTATTAGAAG aacaTGTAAAGGTCGTTAAAGAAGAAATGGCAACTTTAACTGAACAATGCAAAAtagcagaaaaagaaaagaaagatgcaGAAACACGTCTCGAAgtattgacaaattttttcgaagaaaaagaggcaCAACgccaaaa ggaAGAAGCTATTTGGTTGCAACAACAAGGTGAAGTTGTATCCACTGTAGAACGAATACAAACAATgcaaaatgaaatacaaaattataa ACAACAAGTAGAAGTATTGAAACGTGAAATATTAGATcaagaaagagaatataaaaatcaaatttctttgcTTGAAACAAAGGCACATGAACAATgg gTCGTAGCCCGTCAAGTTGAACGTCGTTTAGAAGAATCGAAAGTTGAAGCAGGACAATTACGTAATCGTCTTActttaatagaaaagaatataaatgatgTAGATCCTGAAGTAAAATTGCATC GACTGGAGGCAAATGGAGAGATGACAACGTCACCTCCATTATATCTAGGAGCAGAATCATCCAGTTCTCCTATAATGTTTTCTGGTTCTTCGGGTGTTCCGCCACCGCCACCACCTTCTTACTTACATTCACTGTTTCCACCATATTTACCACCTCCATTGCCAAATGCATCCGGTGTACCACCATACGAAGTTAGCCAACGACCACCACCATTGGGTGGTCGTTTATCTTCACCTCCACCTATGCCTTTACATCCTCCTACTTCCAATAGGTATGATAATACTGGTTCCCCACCACCAATGTCTCCACACATACTTCCACCTTTTGATCATAGatcacctcctcctccacctcctcctgcTTCAATATTACCACTACCCCTTGGAACATCGCATTCATGGGGGGAAGAATCACTGCCGCCTCCACGCAATTCTGGCTTCCATCCAACACAACGAGAACGAGTTCGAAATCACAAAG GTTCCTTACATTCTTCAGGAGAATCACTAGACAAGTCACACCATAACAGCAAAGTTTGA